In Chitinivibrionales bacterium, a genomic segment contains:
- a CDS encoding SDR family NAD(P)-dependent oxidoreductase has product MQKKARFGRMHDFMGRDKRKPASVIKSPMPATDHSQSNKKGAVLITGTDSGLGLAFVRKFLSENWIVFAGWIVSDSPVTNIDNPALFPVILDVTDLQSIKAARNEILKHTRSLDILINNAGINPDKDITLEKLEFDMVQQVLDVNAVGPLRVTQQFVGLLRKGSYKRIVNISSEAGSIIDCRRKSWFGYSMSKAALNMQTRLLQNYLGPKGFSVYSAHPGWMRSGMGSPLAAFAPRESADRLYESITGPGNDDTPQFFQLDGESMRW; this is encoded by the coding sequence ATGCAAAAGAAGGCTCGATTCGGCAGGATGCACGATTTTATGGGACGCGATAAACGGAAACCCGCTTCGGTGATAAAAAGCCCGATGCCGGCCACAGATCATTCACAATCAAACAAAAAAGGCGCCGTCCTTATCACCGGCACCGACAGCGGCCTGGGACTGGCGTTTGTCCGGAAATTCCTTTCCGAAAACTGGATCGTCTTTGCAGGATGGATTGTTTCAGATTCTCCGGTTACAAACATCGACAACCCGGCTCTTTTCCCCGTCATTCTGGATGTTACCGATTTGCAGTCGATCAAAGCTGCCCGTAATGAAATTTTAAAGCATACACGTTCGCTGGATATCCTTATCAACAATGCAGGAATCAATCCCGACAAAGATATCACGCTCGAAAAGCTTGAATTCGATATGGTGCAGCAGGTGCTCGATGTCAACGCTGTCGGCCCCTTGCGGGTCACGCAACAGTTTGTTGGCCTTTTGCGCAAAGGATCATACAAGCGGATTGTGAATATATCTTCCGAGGCCGGCAGTATTATCGATTGCAGACGCAAATCATGGTTCGGCTACAGTATGTCAAAAGCCGCACTCAACATGCAAACACGGCTGCTTCAGAACTATCTCGGCCCCAAAGGATTCAGCGTGTATTCAGCACATCCCGGCTGGATGCGATCGGGAATGGGCTCTCCCCTTGCCGCATTCGCTCCGCGGGAATCCGCGGATCGATTATATGAATCGATAACAGGACCAGGAAACGACGACACACCACAATTTTTTCAGCTTGACGGCGAATCGATGAGGTGGTGA